Proteins encoded within one genomic window of Halorhodospira halophila:
- a CDS encoding putative bifunctional diguanylate cyclase/phosphodiesterase yields the protein MDVDITARSRDRERLWEAVQGGNLGLFEWRPSRTVFFSPEFKAQLGYQDHELSDALEAWLSRIHHEEQGAAESLFQACTEQPHGRARAEVRARHRDGSWRWILYQATAVYGAHGRLEKILGSSLDITERKRAEERNEWLAYAVEQSPGLVVISDTEGVIDYVNQTFCDVTGFSRDEIVGQATGFLSHEQEAFQKHGEIWQAIRTTGIWEGELTNRKRSGGSYLERARIAPVRDASGEITHYIKLAEDITDKRALMERLEYLAFHDPLTGLPNRNLLLDRISQAVAQSQREQGVLAVVFIDLDDFKVVNDSLGHTLGDELLVEISRRVRGILRAQDTIARFGGDEFVLLLPRLDHEESVIAVIERIQAAIGEPVWLDGKEVRVTVSMGIAMSPEDSDAAEELVRHADTAMYRAKAEGRRCYQFYTPEMDAALQERMELDQAMRVALDEGQFHVIYQPRVNLSTGAVLSLEALVRWQHPIRGQLAPDRFIPRAEETGFILSLGPEILRQTCIQIRTWKDQGVPTVPVAVNLSACELRDPAVISRIRTVLHETGVDAGDLELEITESAAMHHVAETAHKLSELSELGLLIAIDDFGTAYSSLNYLKRLPVHAIKIDRSFIAEMEANPAHHPEDAAIIRAIIAMGENLDKQVIAEGIENRVQRDFLVDNGCLEGQGYFFSPPLLPQDVAPLLTGISKLNK from the coding sequence ATGGATGTCGATATCACGGCGCGAAGCCGGGACCGCGAGCGGCTCTGGGAAGCCGTTCAGGGCGGCAACCTCGGCCTCTTTGAGTGGCGACCGTCTAGAACGGTCTTTTTCTCCCCTGAGTTCAAGGCGCAGCTCGGCTATCAGGACCACGAACTGAGCGATGCCCTGGAGGCATGGCTGTCGCGCATTCACCACGAAGAACAGGGTGCAGCGGAGAGTTTGTTTCAGGCGTGCACCGAGCAGCCGCACGGACGCGCCCGCGCCGAGGTGCGGGCGCGCCACCGGGACGGTAGCTGGCGCTGGATCCTCTACCAGGCCACCGCCGTGTACGGCGCGCATGGCCGACTCGAGAAGATCCTTGGGTCTAGCTTGGATATCACCGAGCGTAAACGCGCGGAGGAACGCAACGAGTGGCTGGCCTACGCCGTTGAGCAGAGCCCCGGCCTGGTCGTTATCTCTGATACCGAGGGCGTGATCGATTACGTCAATCAGACTTTCTGCGACGTAACCGGGTTCTCTCGAGACGAGATCGTGGGGCAAGCGACCGGGTTTCTGAGCCATGAGCAAGAAGCGTTTCAGAAACACGGCGAAATCTGGCAGGCGATCCGCACCACGGGCATCTGGGAAGGCGAGTTAACGAATCGTAAGCGTTCCGGCGGGTCTTACCTAGAGCGAGCCAGGATTGCACCGGTGCGCGATGCCTCGGGTGAAATCACCCACTACATCAAACTGGCGGAGGACATCACCGACAAGCGCGCCTTGATGGAGCGCCTGGAGTATCTCGCTTTTCACGACCCGCTGACAGGCCTCCCCAATCGCAACCTCCTGTTGGACCGGATCAGCCAGGCCGTGGCGCAATCACAGAGGGAGCAAGGTGTCCTCGCGGTTGTGTTCATCGATCTGGACGATTTCAAGGTCGTGAACGATTCGCTCGGTCACACACTTGGTGACGAGCTGCTGGTCGAAATCTCCAGAAGGGTACGGGGCATACTCCGGGCGCAAGACACCATCGCGCGTTTCGGCGGAGATGAGTTCGTCCTGCTTTTGCCGCGTCTCGATCATGAGGAGAGCGTTATCGCGGTAATCGAGCGGATCCAGGCGGCCATCGGCGAGCCGGTGTGGCTGGACGGCAAAGAGGTTCGAGTGACGGTGAGCATGGGCATCGCCATGTCTCCGGAAGACAGCGACGCAGCCGAGGAACTAGTTCGACACGCTGATACCGCCATGTACCGAGCCAAGGCCGAAGGAAGACGGTGCTATCAGTTTTATACCCCGGAGATGGATGCCGCGCTACAAGAGCGCATGGAACTGGATCAGGCAATGCGCGTCGCGCTGGACGAGGGGCAGTTCCACGTCATCTATCAACCACGCGTCAACCTCTCAACGGGAGCCGTGCTCAGCCTCGAAGCCTTGGTGCGCTGGCAGCATCCGATCCGGGGACAGCTCGCGCCAGATCGTTTCATACCGCGGGCGGAGGAAACGGGGTTCATCTTGTCTCTGGGCCCCGAGATCTTGCGACAGACCTGCATCCAGATCCGCACCTGGAAAGATCAGGGTGTCCCGACCGTACCGGTCGCCGTCAATCTCTCGGCGTGCGAACTGCGAGACCCGGCAGTCATTTCACGGATCCGCACGGTGCTCCACGAAACCGGTGTGGATGCTGGCGACCTCGAGCTGGAGATTACCGAAAGCGCTGCCATGCACCACGTAGCCGAGACGGCGCACAAACTGTCTGAACTCAGTGAGTTGGGCCTGCTGATCGCTATCGATGACTTCGGGACCGCCTACTCATCCCTAAATTATCTCAAGCGCCTACCTGTCCATGCGATCAAGATCGACCGTTCCTTCATAGCCGAGATGGAGGCGAACCCGGCTCACCATCCCGAGGATGCCGCTATCATCCGCGCTATCATCGCGATGGGTGAAAACCTGGACAAGCAAGTGATCGCCGAGGGCATCGAGAACCGGGTGCAGCGGGACTTCCTGGTCGATAACGGGTGCCTCGAAGGTCAAGGCTACTTCTTCAGTCCTCCTTTGTTACCGCAGGACGTGGCACCCCTACTAACGGGCATTAGCAAACTGAATAAATAA
- a CDS encoding type 1 glutamine amidotransferase domain-containing protein, producing MTHHASGHALILVDTDYEDLELQYPKYRLIEAGLGVTVAGPRAGERYLGKHGYPQTADIELSNADPGQFDVLVIPGGWAPDKLRRSEIVRALTARMSEAGKVVASICHGPWVTISAGVVAGRTYTSSPALIDDLRNAGAHWVDQEVAVDGGHISSRRPDDLPAFCAALLRVVEGR from the coding sequence ATGACGCATCACGCGAGCGGCCATGCCCTGATCCTTGTTGATACGGACTACGAGGATCTCGAACTCCAGTACCCGAAGTACCGCCTCATTGAGGCGGGCCTGGGGGTAACGGTTGCCGGGCCCAGGGCTGGGGAGCGTTATCTTGGCAAGCATGGCTATCCGCAGACCGCCGATATCGAGTTGTCGAATGCCGACCCGGGGCAATTCGATGTGCTGGTCATCCCCGGAGGTTGGGCACCCGACAAGCTGCGCCGGTCCGAGATCGTCAGAGCGCTGACGGCTCGCATGTCGGAGGCTGGCAAAGTGGTCGCTTCAATCTGCCACGGACCGTGGGTGACTATCTCGGCGGGCGTGGTGGCGGGGCGAACCTATACCAGCTCACCGGCCTTAATCGATGACTTGCGCAACGCAGGGGCCCACTGGGTCGATCAGGAGGTGGCCGTGGATGGGGGGCACATCAGCAGTCGCCGGCCGGACGACCTGCCCGCGTTCTGTGCTGCTTTACTGAGGGTCGTCGAGGGGCGATAG
- a CDS encoding GGDEF domain-containing protein, which produces MELHYPTLALVLWTASLVAGAVMAMVWRINHHERGPALWAASSLVVAFSFVPLWFETDLISGLILVNNVASTVAVLLLLEGILRFKGVGNEYRRLPWYGVYVVTLASLLYLTLSLDNHQLRYLFLDANLSGLLLLTAFFLVRGVDDRLERLIYGGTAAVFLLLAAAVFYRWTQAATGVIGPDDRVNPASGWIIFASIPWILGWTYGLAMAANLRAQRTIEDMAQHDPLTGLPNRRLLADAMERMAERSSPGSGAPGQGFGVVALDVNGFKEINDHYGHAFGDAALVKLAELLLRGLRPEDKVIRLGGDEFVLLLHGVTDRADLEQLCGRVLKVLEMPVSVKGHVVRFSVSLGTSLCPDDSTNAERLLALADQRMYANKTGKTSESAVWCAAPADC; this is translated from the coding sequence ATGGAACTCCACTACCCGACACTAGCGCTCGTCCTCTGGACGGCAAGCTTGGTCGCCGGCGCCGTGATGGCGATGGTCTGGCGGATCAATCACCACGAACGGGGGCCAGCGCTGTGGGCTGCCAGCAGCTTGGTGGTGGCGTTCAGTTTTGTGCCGCTGTGGTTTGAGACGGACCTGATCAGCGGGCTGATCCTGGTCAACAATGTCGCAAGCACTGTTGCGGTCCTGCTGCTGCTCGAGGGGATTCTGCGCTTCAAGGGGGTGGGCAACGAGTATCGCAGGCTGCCCTGGTACGGAGTCTATGTGGTGACCTTGGCCAGCCTGCTGTACCTCACGCTGAGTCTCGACAACCACCAACTGCGCTACCTCTTTCTCGATGCCAACCTCTCCGGGTTGTTGCTCCTCACGGCCTTCTTCCTGGTCCGGGGGGTTGATGACCGGCTGGAGCGCCTCATATACGGCGGCACAGCCGCAGTGTTCCTGTTGCTGGCCGCCGCGGTCTTCTACCGCTGGACTCAGGCAGCCACGGGCGTTATCGGCCCCGATGATCGCGTCAACCCGGCCAGCGGTTGGATCATCTTTGCGAGCATCCCGTGGATCCTTGGCTGGACGTACGGGCTGGCCATGGCCGCGAACTTGCGTGCCCAGCGGACCATCGAGGATATGGCGCAGCACGACCCGCTAACCGGTCTGCCGAACCGACGTCTTTTAGCCGACGCCATGGAGCGGATGGCGGAGCGCTCTTCTCCAGGTAGCGGTGCTCCGGGGCAAGGCTTCGGGGTGGTCGCCCTCGACGTCAATGGCTTCAAGGAGATCAATGACCATTACGGGCATGCGTTCGGCGATGCGGCCTTGGTCAAGCTCGCCGAGCTGTTGCTCAGAGGGCTGCGTCCGGAGGATAAGGTCATAAGACTCGGCGGCGACGAGTTTGTGCTCCTGTTGCACGGGGTGACCGACCGGGCGGACCTGGAGCAACTCTGCGGGCGAGTGCTGAAGGTGCTCGAGATGCCCGTATCCGTCAAAGGGCACGTGGTGCGCTTTTCGGTCAGTCTGGGGACCTCCCTTTGCCCGGATGACAGCACCAATGCCGAGCGGTTGCTCGCGCTGGCCGATCAGCGGATGTACGCGAACAAAACCGGCAAAACGAGCGAATCAGCGGTCTGGTGTGCAGCTCCTGCGGACTGCTGA